GCGCTGACGCTGATGTCGCCGCCTCTGAAGCTGCGCGTCTTGAGGCGGAATACGACAAGGATCGCCTCATGGTTCTTATAAACAACGATGGTCGTGCGTGAGTGGGCCAAAACCGAACGTCTGGGAGGCTGTGATGGCGCTATTGAATTTCCGCAAAAAAGTAGACGAAGCCGCTGGTGTGAACCCGCAGCTTGAAACGTTTCTTGATGGCTACTCTATTGAGATCATGCCGCGCACCGCTGAAAAGGTCGAAGACTTCACAGCGCTTCTGCCCAAAGGCACTCGCGTTTACATCGCCCATATTGAGGGCACACCGATTGAAGACATGGTCGCAACGGCCAAGCGTCTGTCCAATGATGGCTACCCCGTCATGCCGCATTTTCCAGCGCGCATTATCAAAGATGCTGCCACGTTGGAAAACTGGATTGCGATGTATCAGGGCGAAGCTGGGGTCGATCAAGCGTTGCTGCTTGCTGGTGGCGTGACCACGCCGCACGGTGATTTCCATTCCTCCATGCAGCTTTTGGAAAACGGCGCATTTGATCGCGCGGGCTTCAAGCGTTTGCATGTCGCTGGGCACCCTGAGGGCAACAAAGATATCGATCCCAAGGGCGGGACAGCCATGGTCGATGAAGCCCTTCGTTGGAAGCAGAAGTTTTCTGAAACCACAGACGCCGAGATGGCGCTGGCAACGCAATTCGCCTTTGAATCTGGTCCGATCATTGAATGGGCCGACAGTTTAAAAGAAGCAGGCATTACAATTCCGATCCATATCGGGATTGCAGGCCCAGCCAAGCTGCAAACCATGATCAAATTCGCAATCGCTTGCGGTGTTGGCCCATCCCTTAAAGTGCTGCAAAAGCGCGCCAAGGATGTGACCAAGCTGCTGTTACCATTTGAACCAACAAACGTGCTGACAGAATTGGCCGCCCATAAGGCTGCGAACCCTGATAGCAACATCGAACGCGTCCACTTCTTTCCACTAGGTGGCATTAAGACCAATGCCAATTGGGCCATTGAACATGGCGGGGCGTCAGCGGTGCCTGCAGCTGAAGGGTAAACGTACAAAATAGAACACGCGTTTTGTTTGAAACGAACGTCGGGTCTGAGACCAGACCCAACGACGTTGCACTTTGGCAGCGTGACCGCTTTGTGCGTTCTGACTTCGGACTACCGCTTTTCGGATACTAACCCGGGGTGGTCAGCCTGACTGTGGCATATGTCGTTCGCGGTTCGAAACGCATTTTCCCGATCTGCGCGCTTGGACGGAATGCTTGATTGGATACGTATGTCCAAACTTTGGGGAGGTATTCGAATTGACATGTCTCATCTCTGCATTGTTGCCCGAACCTTTCTTGGAAAGACAATCGGGCAGATCTTGAGGGGCGATCAAGTCGATTAGTGGCTCTTGCCTGATCGGCCGAAATGAAGACTCGCCATGGCGTGCCCTCATCTTCACGTCCAGGGGTGAATAGAACACAGAATTGCTTCCGTTGAGGTCCGCGAGATCGGCAATGTCTGTTGTCGAGACAATCCTGCGACCTGAATAGCGCCGAAGTGTTTCGAACTTGAGCATGCAATCAGTCACACTGGCCTGGGCAATATTAATTCCCGTGCTTCGGCTTCAATGCTTATCGGTTGGACCAGTCTTGCTAATGGGTCAATATTTTCCGCGGCGGCTGGAAAAGAGCTGGTCAAGAAAACGCTTAAGGGCCCACTAATACGCTTCAGTTACGGGTAACTTGAGCTCTTATACACTCCGTTTTGTATAGCCTTTTGTGAGTGCAGTGATGCTTAACATTGGATCAATTCAAGAAAGCGGCCCTTGCATCTTTACCTCCAAACGACAACGTCGTCCGCAGAACCGACACCTACGGTATTTTTGTGCGCTAATCTGGATGCAGATGCAGAGAAGGTCGGCTATGAGCCCAAATTTCTAGATTTCTGTGATGCGGCGAAGGTCTGCTTTACGACTAGCTCATAGGCGTGAATTTCAGTCCCCCAGCCCAGCCCGGTCCAACATTCGTCCATAAGTGAAATTTTGATAATATCAAAAAACGGGCTTGACCCTGACACTAGTGTTAGGCCGCTAAGGCTGTCTGCTCACCATAGGTGATGATGTATTTACAGACAGGAAGAACACGACATGACACAAAATAACATTTGGCAAAACAAGGTCGCAATTGTGACCGGCGGCAGTTCCGGCATTGGCAAGGCGACGGCGCTTGAGCTTGTTGCACAGGGCGCGAAAGTTCTGATCACCGGACGCAACGCTGATAAACTTGCCGAAGTGGCAACAATGAGCGATGCGATTGAAACACTGCAGGCAGACAGCGCGGACCCAAAGAGCGGAATGCAGATCGTAGAGGCAGCAACCAGCAAGTGGGGACGCCTTGACCTGATCGTTAATAATTCAGGGGCGGGTCAACCGCACCCGATGGTCGGTTACGATGCCGATGTCATCGCCAATATGTCTGCTGTGAATATCGTTGCGCCTTCACTTTTGGTAAAGGCAGGGCGCACCGCCCTGAGCGAAAGCAAAGGGGCCATTGTGAATATCGGTACAGCTGCGGCCCAAAACGCGGTGCCGATGATTGCCCACTACGCCGCAACCAAAGTCGCTCTGGAAAGTTTGACCAAGTCTTGGGCCATCGAACTGGCTGGTGATGGCATTCGTGTAAACGCGATTGCGCCCGGTCCCGTCAAAAGTGGCGCGCTGACGGGAATGATGGGATTACCAGACGAAATGGCGCAACAGATCGAAGAACAAGAGGCTGCTCAGGTTCCTCTTGGGCGTCGCGGTTTGACAAGCGATATCGTGCCATGGATCCTCCAATTGGGAAGTTCAGATAACCAATGGCTGACGGGTCAAATCTTGACCGTAGACGGCGGTTGGTCTTTGCGAACCTGAGGGAACAAATGGGCTGGAGGAAACCGTTTCCTCCAGTTCCACCCTTGACGAACAATGAACACCTTCACATGTGTGTCTAGGTTAGATGAAAGGGGATAAAGATGCAGGCTAAAGAAGCGTCCGAACGGCTCGGGATAACGCAACGCATGTTGCGCCACTATGAAAAACAAGGTCTGATGTCCGTTGGACGCACGCTCAATGGGTATCGTCGATATAACGAATCCGATCTGCGTCGCGCTGGTCGCATTCGCGACTTTATTGCGACCGGATTTTCCACACGCGAAATCCGTGCCATGAGCGCCTGCCTATCCGACGACGGCTCCGGCCCTTGTGAGGGTGGAATTGAAAAAATGTTGGAAAAGCTAGAGCATATTGAACGGCTCAGGGCTGATCTGGACGATCGCCGCACGGCGGTTCTTGAGCGCCTTGCCGTCTTGAAGAACGGTATTTCAAGTTCGGACGAGTCAGTTGAGACAATGGAAACCACGACCGGCCCCTTTGTGCGTCGTGAGAAACCCGCCGACTTAAGCGCGGCCGACCCCAGATAGAACCAAGCGGCAATTACTTCGAGCGGAGCGCTTTGCCCATCACCAAATCTCGAAAGAGGCCGTCGAACTAATGTTCAGCAAAGTCCGTTTTGTCCCGCACAGCGGACCTTCGAGCGTCATTCGATTGAGATGCGAGTTTATTCGTCCGCTTTTACTAAACCCAATCCGCGCAAATACACCCCGATTCCGGTCTCCAGCAGGTCTTCAGGTGGAAACGGTGACTTCGTTCCTGGGGATCCACGTGCAAACAGCTCAACGACCCCGTGGCTCATGGCCCAAATATGGGCACTGAACATTTGCGGTGGCGGGCGCTTTTCTTCTGGAATGTGCATGGACAGCTCTTCGGCGGCCTTTTCCAACACGCCCATTGCGCGGGTTGCTGCATCATTCAATTCAGGCGTGCGTTGGATTGAAATCCCGCTCTCAAACATCGCCACGTAGTGCCCGGGATATTTGCGTGCAAACGCAAGGTAGGCGCGCCCCGTGGCCTCAAATGACGCAAGTGCGGATGGCTGCCCCTTGGCGTAGGCGTATTCCATAAGGTCGGCGAAAATCTCGTAGCCTTGGCGTGCCGCTTCTGCGATCAGGTCTTCGCGGCCTTCAAAGTGGCGATAGACGGCGGCTGGGGTCACGCCAGCTTCGCGGGCAGCTTCTGACAGGGTGAAACCTGTCGGGCCCTTTCCCTCGATCAAGCGCAACGCGCCATCGACCAATGCGCGTTTTAGGTCACCGTGATGATACCCGCGTTTAGCCACCCAGATGCTCCGGTCCGCCAGTGATTTTCGGGTCTACATCGCCCAAGGCGGCAGCGTTTTTGCCAGTGTAATCCAACTGCTGAAGAACCGCGCGGATCGCATTTACACGCGCACGGCGCTTGTCCGCGGACCGCACAACCAGCCAAGGGGTGTCGTCCGTGTGAGTTTTTGCCAGCGTCTCTGAAATCGCCGCGCTGTATTCGTCCCATTTCTTAAGGCCCTCAACGTCGATCCAGCTGAGCTTCCATTGCTTTA
This Octadecabacter temperatus DNA region includes the following protein-coding sequences:
- a CDS encoding methylenetetrahydrofolate reductase, producing the protein MALLNFRKKVDEAAGVNPQLETFLDGYSIEIMPRTAEKVEDFTALLPKGTRVYIAHIEGTPIEDMVATAKRLSNDGYPVMPHFPARIIKDAATLENWIAMYQGEAGVDQALLLAGGVTTPHGDFHSSMQLLENGAFDRAGFKRLHVAGHPEGNKDIDPKGGTAMVDEALRWKQKFSETTDAEMALATQFAFESGPIIEWADSLKEAGITIPIHIGIAGPAKLQTMIKFAIACGVGPSLKVLQKRAKDVTKLLLPFEPTNVLTELAAHKAANPDSNIERVHFFPLGGIKTNANWAIEHGGASAVPAAEG
- a CDS encoding SDR family NAD(P)-dependent oxidoreductase, whose protein sequence is MTQNNIWQNKVAIVTGGSSGIGKATALELVAQGAKVLITGRNADKLAEVATMSDAIETLQADSADPKSGMQIVEAATSKWGRLDLIVNNSGAGQPHPMVGYDADVIANMSAVNIVAPSLLVKAGRTALSESKGAIVNIGTAAAQNAVPMIAHYAATKVALESLTKSWAIELAGDGIRVNAIAPGPVKSGALTGMMGLPDEMAQQIEEQEAAQVPLGRRGLTSDIVPWILQLGSSDNQWLTGQILTVDGGWSLRT
- a CDS encoding MerR family transcriptional regulator — encoded protein: MQAKEASERLGITQRMLRHYEKQGLMSVGRTLNGYRRYNESDLRRAGRIRDFIATGFSTREIRAMSACLSDDGSGPCEGGIEKMLEKLEHIERLRADLDDRRTAVLERLAVLKNGISSSDESVETMETTTGPFVRREKPADLSAADPR
- a CDS encoding TetR/AcrR family transcriptional regulator is translated as MAKRGYHHGDLKRALVDGALRLIEGKGPTGFTLSEAAREAGVTPAAVYRHFEGREDLIAEAARQGYEIFADLMEYAYAKGQPSALASFEATGRAYLAFARKYPGHYVAMFESGISIQRTPELNDAATRAMGVLEKAAEELSMHIPEEKRPPPQMFSAHIWAMSHGVVELFARGSPGTKSPFPPEDLLETGIGVYLRGLGLVKADE